A window of the Budorcas taxicolor isolate Tak-1 chromosome 8, Takin1.1, whole genome shotgun sequence genome harbors these coding sequences:
- the LOC128052816 gene encoding L-threonine 3-dehydrogenase, mitochondrial translates to MPVVRMLRQVACWMLQSPACGCWASVLPSRLLGTSPRQIPVDANFHSTSFSEADQQRVLITGGLGQLGVGLASFLRKRFGKDNVILSDIRKPPEHVFLSGPFIYSDILDYKNLREIVVNNRITWLFHYSALLSAVGEANVSLARAVNITGLHNVLDVAAEHGLRLFVPSTIGAFGPTSPRNPTPDLCIQRPRTIYGVSKVHAELMGEYYYYRYGLDFRCLRYPGIISADSQPGGGTTDYAVQIFHEAVKNGRFECNLKPDTRLPMMYIDDCLRATLEVMEAPAESLSMRTYNISAMSFTPAELAQEVLKHIPELQVTYNVDPVRQAIADSWPMNFDDSNARKDWGWKHDFDLPELVTTMLNFHGSESRVAQAN, encoded by the exons ATGCCAGTTGTTCGGATGTTGCGGCAGGTTGCCTGCTGGATGCTGCAGAGCCCAGCCTGCGGCTGCTGGGCTTCTGTCCTACCCAGTAGGCTTCTGGGCACCTCTCCTCGGCAGATTCCAGTGGATGCCAACTTCCACTCCACTTCATTCTCGGAAGCAGACCAGCAGCGTGTCTTAATTacag gGGGTCTTGGCCAGCTTGGAGTGGGTCTTGCTAGCTTTCTGAG GAAACGATTCGGGAAGGACAATGTGATTCTGTCTGACATTCGGAAGCCCCCAGAACACGTCTTCCTTAGTG GCCCGTTTATTTATTCCGACATCCTGGATTACAAGAATCTTCGGGAGATTGTGGTGAATAACCGCATCACCTGGCTGTTTCATTACAGCGCCCTGCTCAGCGCAGTGGGGGAAGCAAACGTGTCCCTGGCCAGAGCCGTGAACATCACTG GACTGCACAATGTCCTGGACGTTGCCGCAGAGCATGGTCTGCGATTGTTTGTGCCAAGCACCATCGGGGCGTTCGGACCTACTTCTCCACGGAACCCAACCCCTGACCTCTGCATCCAGAGACCCAGGACCATCTATGGGGTGTCCAAGGTCCACGCTGAGCTTATGGGCGAG TATTATTATTACCGGTATGGATTAGATTTCCGATGCCTGAGATATCCCGGAATCATTTCTGCTGACTCCCAGCCTGGAGGAGGAACAACTG ACTATGCGGTCCAGATTTTCCATGAAGCTGTCAAGAATGGCAGATTTGAGTGCAACCTGAAACCCGACACGAGGCTCCCAATGATGTACATTGACGACTGCCTCAGGGCCACCCTGGAGGTCATGGAGGCCCCAGCGGAGTCCCTGTCCATGAGAACCTACAACATCAGCGCCATGAGCTTCACCCCCGCGGAGCTGGCCCAGGAGGTGCTCAAGCATATCCCAGAGCTCCAGGTCACCTACAACGTGGATCCTGTCCGACAGGCCATAG CGGATAGTTGGCCAATGAACTTTGATGATAGCAACGCTCGGAAGGACTGGGGATGGAAGCACGATTTTGACCTCCCGGAGCTGGTGACAACGATGTTGAACTTCCACGGTTCTGAGAGCAGAGTTGCCCAGGCTAACTGA